The Mycobacteriales bacterium genome contains the following window.
GCCCGAGCAGCAACATGATCCTCTCCGCCGGGCTGGCGCCGGTGGCCGAGCTGCGCGCGGCCGGTGCGCCGGTCGGGCTCGGCTGCGACGGCTCGGCCTCGGCCGACTCGGCCTCGCTCTGGCTGGAGGCCCGCACGGCGATGCTGCTGGGCAAGCTGCGGCACGGGCCGGCCGCGATGACGGCCCGGGACGCGCTGGAGATCGCCACCCGGGGCGGCGCCGCGGTGCTGGGCCGGGCCGGCGAGATCGGCGAGCTGGCCCCCGGCGCCTGTGGCGACCTGGTGGTGTGGCCGCTGACCGGGGTGCCGTTCGCCGGCGCGCTCACCGACCCGGTCGAGGCGTGGCTGCGCTGCGGTCCGCTCGCGGCCCGGCACACGGTCGTCGCCGGCCGGCCGGTGGTCCTCGACGGCACCCCGGTTCATCCCGGTTTGGACGAGATGCTGACCCGGCACGGAACGCTCGCCGCAAAAATTCAGGACGCGCTGAGGGAACCGTAAGGAGTAGTTCTTTCGAACCCGTTACCGATGGAACCCGTGCCATAACCACGAACGTCATGCAGGATCGGGGGCACGACCCGAACCGGAAGGGGAACCAGTGCGGCTCAGCTACTCGTTCCCGGGCTGGTGCGCGGTCTGCCGGCGCGGTGCCGTCGGCGTGCTCATCGCCGGGTCGCTGGTCGCCGCCGCCGGGCCGAACCGGTTCGGGCTGGCCGCGCCGGCCGCGGTCGAGCAGGCGGTCGCCCCGGTCGGGACCGGCCTGCTCCAGCCCGGCCGGACCCTGCAGAACCCGGTCCAGCAGCACCGGTCGCTGGAGATCCTGCAGGCCCGGGAGAAGGCTCAGGCGACCGGTCCGTCGGCGGTGCCGGCCCCGAGCACCGCGACCCTCCCGCCGTCCGGCGGCGGGACCGGCGGCACGGTGCAGGTCCTCGGCGGGACGTCGCCGCTGTCCGCACCACAGGCCGTCAGCGTCGCGATCACGTACGCGTTGGCGCAGGTCGGGAAGCCGTACGTGTGGGGCGCGACCGGTCCGGACACGTACGACTGCTCGGGCCTGGTCCAGCGGTCGTACGCGATGGCCGGGGTCGCGCTGCCGCGCACCTCGCGGGAGCAGGCCCGGGTCGGGACGCCCGTCGACCTGGCCAATCTGCTGCCCGGCGACCTGCTGTTCTGGGCGTACAACCCGGCGGACCTCTCGACCGTGC
Protein-coding sequences here:
- a CDS encoding NlpC/P60 family protein: MRLSYSFPGWCAVCRRGAVGVLIAGSLVAAAGPNRFGLAAPAAVEQAVAPVGTGLLQPGRTLQNPVQQHRSLEILQAREKAQATGPSAVPAPSTATLPPSGGGTGGTVQVLGGTSPLSAPQAVSVAITYALAQVGKPYVWGATGPDTYDCSGLVQRSYAMAGVALPRTSREQARVGTPVDLANLLPGDLLFWAYNPADLSTVHHVAMYLGNGKIVQAPQPGEFVEVTPLWLSGFAGAVRVASGPADAALPAVPAGVPGNGLTPAGDAMPDGSPPPDVGRTPSGNSGPGSTNSGSGSTNSGSSAPGTTGPGTTAPGTTAPGTTAPGTTAPGTTAPGTTAPGTTAPGTTAPGTTAPGTTAPGTISPGTNAPGTTAAGTTTPAPA